Within the Flavobacteriales bacterium genome, the region TAATCTGTCTGCGGCTGTGTTACCTGAGGTACAATTGTAGTTCCATCCCAATGAGGATTTAAACTTGGAGAATACAACGATAAATTATATGATGCTCCCAAAGACTTGTATTCATATATCAAGCGATTGATTTTCTGTCCAACTACTTTCTGAGTTGGAAAACAGAGAGCTTCTGAACCATCATATATGAGATCTTGAGCTATTTCAATTGTATCAGATACTGAAGAATCTGGCATCTCCATTCCCAAATGAATGTCCGTTTCATAGCCTAGTGAAGTCAGCATATAAACCGTGGTCGTATCTACAACAAGAGCCGAGTCAAGTACCATTTCAAAGAATACTGAACGATTGGTTGGGACTGATAGAGTTGGAAATCGCCAAGATCCGCTTACTTGAACCAACGAATAGCATAGCAAACTATCAAGGTCACCATTCCACTGATCGTTTACTGTGGAATACATCCGAACCTTCGAATATGCGTTAACGGTTGTAGTGGTGTCAAATTCGCACGGAACCGGTTGAACAGATCCTAGATCAACCTGATAAGACTGCGAGCATGCAGTGCCAAAAGAAAGGAGAATGAGGAGAAACGCAGAGTATAATGTCTTCATATCAAGAATTTGACATGAATGTAACAAACTATCAGGTTACTTCACAATGGAGGCGGAGATTTTTTCGAGGTCAAGACCATCAAAACTGCCAGAACTCATCATCAACAGATTCTTGCGTTTCCAGTTAATGCCTTGCAAAAAGTCTTTCAACTCCTTCGAATCGGTGATGACAATCAGGTCCTTACGTCCAAAAGCCTTTTTCACTTCCTTCTTGGTCAGTTCTGGCAGTTTCTTGTGCTTAAGCGTTTTGGGATTGAAGTAAACAATGGCCATATCAGCTGCCTTCATGCTTTTCCGATACTCTTCCAAAAACTTTAGATTGAGTGAACTAAAGGTGTGTAGTTCTAGACAAGCAATCAATTGGCGGTCGTCAAATTGCTTTTTCACAGCATCTACTGTTGCCTTTACTTTAGATGGCGAATGGGCAAAGTCTTTATAAACCGTTGTCTTTTTAGACGATGCCAACAACTCCAATCGCTTAGACGCACCTTTGAAATCTTGAATGGCTGAATAAAAATCGGGCCGCTCAACACCTAAACTAGCGCAAACCAAACGGGCACCATTCAAATTGACCAGATTGTGTTCTCCAAATACTTGAAGAGGAATCTTGCCTTCATCGGTAAGCAATGAAGTGATACCATTTTCTATCACGTAAGGTGGAACCGAATATGGCAGTAGAGAAATCTCATTGTCCGATTCATCTGCCACTTTCTTCACTTCAGCGTCATCAATGCAGTAGATCAGCTTGCCATTCTTTTCAATCAGATCAACAAACATGCTGAACTGCTCCACGTAGTTCTCGAAGGTGGGAAACACGTTCACGTGGTCCCAAGCAATGCCGCTGATAAGAGCAATATTAGGTTTGTAAAGATGGAATTTAGGACGTCTATCGATAGGGCTACTCAGATACTCATCACCTTCCAAAATAACGATTGGCGCTTCTTCAGTAAGCTTAACCATGGTATCGAAACCAGCCAATTGTGCACCTACCATGTAATCGGCATTGATTCCACATTTGTTCAACACATGCAGAATCATGGCTGTGATGGTGGTTTTGCCATGGCTTCCACCAATGACCACTCGGGTTTTCTCCTTGGTCTGCTCGTAGATATATTCCGGATAGGAATAGATCTTCAATCCAAGCTCCTGCGCTTTCAGCAATTCGGGATTATCGGCACGAGCATGCATGCCAACAATAACAGCATCTAGGTCGGATGTGATATTGGCTTCGTTCCAACCCATTTCTGCAGGTAGTAGACCGAATTTGGCAAGGCGCGTTTTAGAAGGCTCAAAAACCTCGTCATCCGAACCGGTAACCTTATACCCTTTGTGGTGCAGCGCCAAAGCAAGATTATGCATGGCACTCCCTCCTATGGCAATGAAATGGGTTTTCATCTCAAACTACGTTAAGCAAATGTTAAGCCGTGCAAAATAAGACGGACAAACCATGTAGCAATGTTAAATTTTAAGAGCTGTACATATTGGCTCACTGCCACATGAGGCGAGTACATACAATCGGATTCGGATGCTTCTTTTCTGCTTTACCATATCTTCGCCAAAAACAATCAGCAATGCAACTCTACAGTATAGAAACAGGATATTTCAAATTGGATGGTGGCGCCATGTTCGGGGTTGTGCCTAAATCCTTGTGGCAAAGGACGAATCCGGCCGATGCGAATAACCTCTGCACTTGGGCCATGCGCTGTTTGCTTATTCAAGATGGAAACAGGCTGATCCTTGTGGATAACGGCATTGGAAACAAGCAGGACGATAAATTCCTTCAGCATTACTATCTGCACGGAGATGATACGCTTGAAAAAAGCCTCGCGAAGCATGGTTTCGGCAAAGATGACATCACAGACGTGTTCCTAACCCATCTTCATTTCGACCATTGTGGCGGCAGCGTAGTTTGGAACCGCGACCGTACTGGCTACGAAATGAATTTTAAGAACGCTACCTATTGGAGCAACGAGCGGCATTGGCAATGGGCAACAGTTCCGAACAGAAGGGAAAAAGCCAGTTTCCTGAAAGAGAACATTCTACCGATTCAGGAAAGTGGGCAGTTGAAATTCATTGGCGATGAGGGAAATTGGATTCCCGGCATTGATATTCTGTTTGCCAACGGCCACACCGATGCGCAGATGATTCCAAAAATCCAGTACAAAGGCAGAACCATCGTTTTCATGGCCGACCTTTTGCCCTCAGTAGGCCACTTCCCTATTCCTTTTGTGATGGGATATGATACCCGTCCGCTGTTGACCCTTGATGAAAAGGAGAAATTCTTGAACGAAGCGGCTGCGCAGGACTACATCCTCATGTTTCAGCATGATTCTGTGAATGAATGCTGTTCTGTTATCAGTACAGACAAGGGCGTGCGGGCTGACCAACTACTCAAACTTTCAGAACTTTAGAAAGACAACTACCGAGGAATAGCCTCGTTCATAAGTTGTTCATCGCTTGATCATTGACGCATCGGATAAAAGAGAGAATCTTTAATTTCGAATGGTTGATGGATCAGACATAGTGACCACCAAGTATGAAACGAGCCTTACCCCTGCTCATATCGTTCCTGCTGACCCTTGTTGTCGGAAATGTGTTCTCGCAATGCAACGAGCTCATACCGTTAGAAGTGATCAATCCTGGTTTTGAAGGTCCAACGGCAGCACACATTACTCCTGCACCTTGGAGCACTTGTGGCATCACACCAGATACGCAACCTGGCTCGTGGGGAGTAACACTTCCACCCTCTGAAGGCAATAGCTACGTTGGTTTTGTATACGGAAGCGCAAGTTGGCAAGAAGGTGCTTCGCAAGCACTGAGCGGAAGCATGCAGGCAGGAGTTCAGTACGATTTTACGATCGATCTTGCCGCCACACCTGCTTCTGGTGGTGGGTTAGACCCCAGTCAGCATTGTGTAATGGAAGTTTGGGGCGCAAGTGCCATTTGCCAGAAAACGCAGTTGATGTGGAGTTCGCCTTTAATAACGGCTTACACATGGGAAACTTATAACGTGAGCATCCTCCCAACTCAAAATTGGACACACATCTATTTCATCTGCAACTGCGGTCCTCTTGGGTATATCCTTCTCGACAATATCACTCCGCTTCAGGCGAACAATCCCAATGTGTTCATCACTTCTCATGTGGATGGTGATGCAGAATCCTGTGGATTCACACTCGCAGGAAATGTGAACAATGCAGTTATTGATTCCGTTATCCTGACTGGTAATTTCCAAGGATCGCCATTGGCTACAACCATGAATGGCTTGGATTGGTCTGCCCCTCTTACATTCAATGGACCTGGTAATCAAACGGTGATTGCCACGGCTTACTATACAGACCAACAGTTGCAAGAAACCTGTGTTTCTACTCATGTAGACTTGATCATCAACTCACCAGCCTCCAATTTCACCTTTGTAAGTCAATGCGATGGGACAGCCATTCCCTTCACCGATGCTTCAGTTCCCTTTGGGTCGAACACCATTACAGATTGGAATTGGGATTTTGGCGATGGAACTACTTCAACACAACAGAATCCAACTCACACATTTTCCGCTTCCGGAATATATACTGTCAGTTTAGAAATAACGTCTTCGGATGGTTGTGCGGTCACTTCAAGTCAAGACATCACCGTGTACGAAAATCCAGTTGCCGATTTCACCTTTAATGAAGCCTGCGAAGGAGATATCACCGATTTCTGGAACGTGTCTTCTATCGGCATCGGAACCATCATCAACCAAACCTGGGACTTTGGTGATGGGAATACTTCTACGGTGCTCAATCCATCAAATACCTATTCCAATTTGGGGGTCTATGATGTTCAATTAACAGTTACCACTTCTGATGGATGTATTGGTTCAGTAACCCAGCAAGTTGGCATGTTTCCGCTGCCCGTGGCCGATTTCAGTTTTACAGATGCCTGTTTGCAATCCGATTTTCAGCTTACCGATCAATCTTCAGTGGTTACAGGTGCAGTAACGGCTTGGGATTGGGACTTTGGAGATGGTGGCATATCAACCGTGCAGAACCCTACAAACACTTACGGAGCGGATGGCACTTATAACGTGACGCTAACAGCCACCACTGATCATGCTTGTACTGATGTGATTACCCAAAGTATTACAGTATATCCGTTGCCTGTGGCAGATTTTACCAATACCACCGTTTGCGCGCTCATCACGATGGATTATACAGATGCATCTTTGGTCTCATCTGGCACCATAGCTGGTTGGCAATGGTATTTTGGCGATGGTTCAAGTGCCACAACTCAGAACCCAAGTCATGATTTCACCACAGGTGGAACCTACACTTCATCGTTGGTGGTAACAACAGGATTTGGCTGCCAAGACAGTGCGGCCATTGATGTAACTGTATATCCCAAACCTGACGCGGAATTCATCCCGATCGATGCATGTCTGAACGATCATAACACCTTCATTGATCAATCGACTATCGTTGGTTCGAATATCAATGGCTGGAATTGGGATTTTGGCGATAATGCAGGCACATCCACCATTCAAAACCCTATTTACACCTACACATCAAGTGGGCAGTACACCACCGAACTGATTGCCACAACTGCCGATGGCTGTAAAGACACGGTAGAACAAACGGTGAATGTGTTTGATCTTCCTGTGGCAGATTTCAATTTCACTAACATTTGCGAAGATGATTCTGTTCTGTTCGTAGATCAATCAACCATTTCTTCTGGTGCCATCACAGGCTGGAATTGGGATTTTGGAAACGGTCAAACATCCAGTCTACAAGTTTCTCCTTACCAAAGCTATCCTGCAGATAACAACTACCCTGTTTCGCTCATCGTTTCTTCCGGATTCGGATGTTCTGATACGTTGCAAGACATGATAGAGATCTATCCTGTGCCTATTGCTGAGTTTCTGTTTGATAGCGTTTGCTTTCCACTGGAAATTCAGTTTACTGATGTTTCAGACCCCAACGGAAGTTACGCCATCACTTCGTGGAATTGGACCTTCTCTGACGGCCAGACCAGCGCACTTCAATCGCCTAGCATGGATTTTGGAATGCCAGGAACGTTCTCAGCCGAACTGGGAATAAGCAATGGCCCCGGTTGTAAGAGTTTCTTTGCTGCCGGAGATGCAGTGGTTCATCCGCTGCCAGTGGCCGATTTTCCAACGGATATGGCCACATGTTTAGAAGACACCATCTTCTTCACCGATCTATCAACCATCACTCCAATAACGGATGATGTAATTGATCAATGGACATGGAATTTGGCCGATGGAAACATACTCAATGCACAAAATGGCTATCATATTTACAGCACTCATAACCACTATAATGTAAGGCTTGACGTAACCACTAATCATGGATGTACTGACGATGTGACCCATGTTGTGGAAATTTATCCGCTTCCTGCTGTGAATTTCATTGCAGACCCACCGCAAGGATGTGCCCCATTGGATGTTCAGTTCTTCGACCAAACGAGCATTCCAAACCCTTACGTCCTATCCACTTGGGATTGGTATCTCGGAAACGACTCAACCACCTCATCTTCCCCATCTCCTTTTCTGACATATGATCCAGAGTTGGAACCGATGGATATCGCTCAATACGATATAGGGCTTACCGTTACATCAACCAACGGTTGCGTCTCTAGCATCTATAAGCCTGCATACGTAACGGTTTACCCTAAGCCAGTTGCCGAATTCACCGTAAGTCCAAAGGTCAACAACATCATCAAGCCGCAATTTGAACTCACTGATCTTTCAACTGAGAACGTGACACAGTGGGATTGGAGCTTTGGAGATGGAACTTACTCAAGCGAACAAGACCCCACTCATCGGTATCAAGCAGTTGGAACCTATCCCATTGGGCTTATTGTGGAAACTCAATTTGGCTGTAAAGACACCTTTGGACTTGAAGTGAAAGTTGAACCTGTTTTCACCTTCTACATTCCAAATTCCTTTACGCCAGATGCTGATGGCATCAACGATGAGTTCTTCGGTCAGGGAGAAGGATTTAATTCCTATTCAATGTTCATTTACGACCGTTGGGGAGAAATGATATTCGAATCGAACAACGCTGATCATCATTGGGATGGCACCTACAAAGGCAAGCAGGTTGAACAAGGAACGTACGTTTATCGGTTCTACATCATCGATTGGCAATCAGACGATCATCAGTATGATGGGCACGTAACGCTTCATCGCTAAATGAGTTCTTCTTTCTAGTAGACAACCTCAACCATGCGTTGCCGTTTGTAATTGTGATGTTCCGATAGGGAATTTGCTTCAGATTCCTAACTTCGGTGCTTACTGGACGTGCTCAGCAACAACCCCATATCATCCGCTGACCGACAACTTTGGCCATCTAGATTGATTCGGCACATTTTGTTGGTTCTCACCCTTGGGATTGCGATTAATTCGTTCGGACAAGAAATCTGCAATAATGCCATAGACGATGACGGAGATGGATTGATTGACCTGAACGATGACGAGTGCGTTTGCACCGGTTTCGGTGGTTCAACCAACGCTTCTTCATTGATTCCTAACAGTTCATTCGAAGACAGAAGTTGTTGCCCTAGCGGATATTCTGCCTTGAACTGCGCTGATACTTGGATCCAAGCTTCCAATCCCACTTCTGATTATTGGAATACCTGCGGCACGGCTGGCAGCAGTTTCGATGGAGGTGCAAGCCTTCCACCTCCAGACGGTAATGGTTTTGTTGGATTCATCAACATGAGCGGTTGGCAAGAATATGTTGGTGCTTGCCTCACTTCCACTATGGTTGCCGGTCAGACTTACGACCTGAGCTTTTACATGGGTTATACCAACAACAGTCCTGCCCTTGATCTTACCTTCTATGGAACTCCCAATTGTGGCGACCTTCCGTTCAATAGCAACGATTGTCCAGTAGGAATCGGTGGTTGGATTCAGTTGGGGCAGACCACCATTGGCGGACCATTGGGTTGGGAAGCGATCACGGTGACGTTCACCCCAAGCATCGACATTAACGCTCTTGTACTTGGAGGTGCATGCGGCAGCGGTGACGCTCGAACCTATTATTATATGGACGACCTAACATTGGTCTCAACCGATGAATTTGAAGTGCTTAGCGTCTCGCTGAGTGGGCAATATTGCGACAACGATATTGCTCTACATGCTGTATCCGATAGTGCTGGTGGAACATGGCAATGGTATAAGGAAGGCATTGCCATCGTGGGTCAGACCACTGCAGACTATAGTGTGCCAGCAGGAATGGCCGGTGTGGGGAATTACACTGTAGTTTACACAATGGGAAGCCAGTGCGAATCGATTGATATTGAAGTAGCAGCACCCGATTTTCCTACTGCCGATTTCGTTACCACTAACGTGTGTTTTCCGGCTGATGTGTCATTTACTGATCAGTCAAGTGTTGCTTCAGGTTCTATTATTGATTGGCAGTGGGATTTTGGCGACAACACTACTTCAACTGCTCAGGATGCTACTCACACGTACGTTTCGGATGGGACATATACGGTCGAATTGACCATCACCACAGATATTAATTGCGTGGCCAATTACCAAACTGACGTCACGGTCTACCCCAAACCAGTGGCCGACTTCAGTTTCGTACCTGGCTGTTTGGGCGACCCAACGGTTTTCACAGATGAATCAACCATCAACACTCCTGGAAACATTACTACCTACGAGTGGGATTTCGGTGACCTGAATACGTCTTCACAATCAGATCCATCCAACTTCTACGCTGCCGAAAACAGTTACAATGTGGAGATGATAATTACAAGTGCCGATGGATGCAAGGATACTTCTTCAGCCGTTGTCAATGTTTATCCAAGCCCAATTGTTGACGTTTCTGTCCAAGCGGAATGCACACTTGATAACGTTCAGTTTGTAAACAATTCTTCCATATCCAGTGGAATCATCAGTCAATACGACTGGGATTTTGGAGATAATTCTACTTCTGCCAGTGTTGCTCCAATCCATATCTATCAGTTGCCCAACACTTATACCGTTCAGTTTACTGCCACAAGTGATGAAGGCTGCGTGTCCGACACTACGTTTCAGCTCGTTTCCTATCCCAATCCTGTGGCAGATTTTAGCGCAACTGAAGTATGTGCAGATGCAGCGGTGCAAATATTAGATCATAGCTTTGTCATTGCTCCAGGAATTCTGGACACATGGGAATTTGACTTAGGAGATAATTCGCCCGTTTTGAACGCAGTTCCAGCACAGTATCAATACGCTACTTCTGGAACTTACACGCTTCAACTCATACTTACCACGCAAGATGGTTGTGATGACACCTCGAGCATCATGACGAATGTGTATGACCTACCAACGGCCGATTTCAATTTCAACAACATTTGTGAAGATGATTCGGTGCAATTCGTAGATCTTTCAAGCATTCCTTCTGGAAGTATCAATAACTGGCAATGGAGCTTTGGGAATGGAAATACTGCATCAACGCAACTGACCACGTATCAAAGCTATCCTTCCGATAATCTGTATCCTGTTTCGTTAATCGTGTCATCGGGTTTTGGCTGCTCCGACACGCTAGAGGATGTGATAGAGATCTACCCTGTTCCAGTTGCCGAATTCTCGTTCGATAGCGTGTGCTATCCGCTTGAAATTCAGTTTACAGATCTGTCAGATCCGAATGGAACCTATCCCATCACCAGTTGGGACTGGATATTCAGCGATAATCAAACGAGCAATCTTCAAAGTCCATCCATGGATTTTGGAATGCCTGGAACGTTCTCAGCAGAACTTCAGGTTAGTAACGCGCCAGGATGTAAAAGCACATATATGGCTGGCGATGCTGTAGTTCATCCATTGCCTGTGGCTGCCTTTCCAACTGGATTAGCAACATGCTTGGAAGACACGATTTTCTTCACAGATGAATCCACTATTGCTCCAGTTACGGACGATGTGATCAATGCCTGGAATTGGAACTTGGATGACAACTCTTCGATTACAACTCAAAATGGATTTCATGTCTATCAGGATGCCGATCTTTATAACGTACAATTATCTGTGACAACCAACCACGGTTGCAGTGGAAATGTAACGCATGTGGTCGAAATCTATCCACTACCGAATGTCGATTTCACCTCATCACCTTTCGAAGGTTGCCAGCCACTACAAGTTCAATTTATAGATGGCACGACTATTCCAGCTCCCTACTTCCTTGCTGGATGGGAATGGAACCTGGGGACCGATTCCTCCATTGCTTCTGTCCCAAATCCATTTCTGATCTACGACCCGGAAATCGACCCTTTGGACATTGCACAATACAGCATTTCGCTACAGGTCACTTCTGGTAATGGCTGTGTTTCCGACATTTTCCGACCGAATTACATAAGCGTTTATCCAAAACCAGATGCGTTGTTTTCGGTAGATGAAGACGTCAAAAGCATCCTCGACCCTAAATTTCTATTCACCGACCTTTCATCAGAAAATGTGACCATCTTGGATTGGAATTTTGGTGATGGATCATTTTCTGCTGATCAGAACCCGCAACATACCTATGGCGAAATCGGAACCTATCCTATTACGCTCATGGTAGAAACGCAATACGGTTGTTTGGATACGATCGGCTACGAGGTGAAGGTCGAACCTATATACACCTTTTATATTCCAAACTCCTTTACTCCAGATGCTGATCGGATCAATGACGACTTTTTCGGTATAGGCGAAGGATATG harbors:
- a CDS encoding peptidoglycan synthetase, yielding MKTHFIAIGGSAMHNLALALHHKGYKVTGSDDEVFEPSKTRLAKFGLLPAEMGWNEANITSDLDAVIVGMHARADNPELLKAQELGLKIYSYPEYIYEQTKEKTRVVIGGSHGKTTITAMILHVLNKCGINADYMVGAQLAGFDTMVKLTEEAPIVILEGDEYLSSPIDRRPKFHLYKPNIALISGIAWDHVNVFPTFENYVEQFSMFVDLIEKNGKLIYCIDDAEVKKVADESDNEISLLPYSVPPYVIENGITSLLTDEGKIPLQVFGEHNLVNLNGARLVCASLGVERPDFYSAIQDFKGASKRLELLASSKKTTVYKDFAHSPSKVKATVDAVKKQFDDRQLIACLELHTFSSLNLKFLEEYRKSMKAADMAIVYFNPKTLKHKKLPELTKKEVKKAFGRKDLIVITDSKELKDFLQGINWKRKNLLMMSSGSFDGLDLEKISASIVK
- a CDS encoding MBL fold metallo-hydrolase, which translates into the protein MQLYSIETGYFKLDGGAMFGVVPKSLWQRTNPADANNLCTWAMRCLLIQDGNRLILVDNGIGNKQDDKFLQHYYLHGDDTLEKSLAKHGFGKDDITDVFLTHLHFDHCGGSVVWNRDRTGYEMNFKNATYWSNERHWQWATVPNRREKASFLKENILPIQESGQLKFIGDEGNWIPGIDILFANGHTDAQMIPKIQYKGRTIVFMADLLPSVGHFPIPFVMGYDTRPLLTLDEKEKFLNEAAAQDYILMFQHDSVNECCSVISTDKGVRADQLLKLSEL
- a CDS encoding PKD domain-containing protein, which gives rise to MKRALPLLISFLLTLVVGNVFSQCNELIPLEVINPGFEGPTAAHITPAPWSTCGITPDTQPGSWGVTLPPSEGNSYVGFVYGSASWQEGASQALSGSMQAGVQYDFTIDLAATPASGGGLDPSQHCVMEVWGASAICQKTQLMWSSPLITAYTWETYNVSILPTQNWTHIYFICNCGPLGYILLDNITPLQANNPNVFITSHVDGDAESCGFTLAGNVNNAVIDSVILTGNFQGSPLATTMNGLDWSAPLTFNGPGNQTVIATAYYTDQQLQETCVSTHVDLIINSPASNFTFVSQCDGTAIPFTDASVPFGSNTITDWNWDFGDGTTSTQQNPTHTFSASGIYTVSLEITSSDGCAVTSSQDITVYENPVADFTFNEACEGDITDFWNVSSIGIGTIINQTWDFGDGNTSTVLNPSNTYSNLGVYDVQLTVTTSDGCIGSVTQQVGMFPLPVADFSFTDACLQSDFQLTDQSSVVTGAVTAWDWDFGDGGISTVQNPTNTYGADGTYNVTLTATTDHACTDVITQSITVYPLPVADFTNTTVCALITMDYTDASLVSSGTIAGWQWYFGDGSSATTQNPSHDFTTGGTYTSSLVVTTGFGCQDSAAIDVTVYPKPDAEFIPIDACLNDHNTFIDQSTIVGSNINGWNWDFGDNAGTSTIQNPIYTYTSSGQYTTELIATTADGCKDTVEQTVNVFDLPVADFNFTNICEDDSVLFVDQSTISSGAITGWNWDFGNGQTSSLQVSPYQSYPADNNYPVSLIVSSGFGCSDTLQDMIEIYPVPIAEFLFDSVCFPLEIQFTDVSDPNGSYAITSWNWTFSDGQTSALQSPSMDFGMPGTFSAELGISNGPGCKSFFAAGDAVVHPLPVADFPTDMATCLEDTIFFTDLSTITPITDDVIDQWTWNLADGNILNAQNGYHIYSTHNHYNVRLDVTTNHGCTDDVTHVVEIYPLPAVNFIADPPQGCAPLDVQFFDQTSIPNPYVLSTWDWYLGNDSTTSSSPSPFLTYDPELEPMDIAQYDIGLTVTSTNGCVSSIYKPAYVTVYPKPVAEFTVSPKVNNIIKPQFELTDLSTENVTQWDWSFGDGTYSSEQDPTHRYQAVGTYPIGLIVETQFGCKDTFGLEVKVEPVFTFYIPNSFTPDADGINDEFFGQGEGFNSYSMFIYDRWGEMIFESNNADHHWDGTYKGKQVEQGTYVYRFYIIDWQSDDHQYDGHVTLHR
- a CDS encoding PKD domain-containing protein yields the protein MLVLTLGIAINSFGQEICNNAIDDDGDGLIDLNDDECVCTGFGGSTNASSLIPNSSFEDRSCCPSGYSALNCADTWIQASNPTSDYWNTCGTAGSSFDGGASLPPPDGNGFVGFINMSGWQEYVGACLTSTMVAGQTYDLSFYMGYTNNSPALDLTFYGTPNCGDLPFNSNDCPVGIGGWIQLGQTTIGGPLGWEAITVTFTPSIDINALVLGGACGSGDARTYYYMDDLTLVSTDEFEVLSVSLSGQYCDNDIALHAVSDSAGGTWQWYKEGIAIVGQTTADYSVPAGMAGVGNYTVVYTMGSQCESIDIEVAAPDFPTADFVTTNVCFPADVSFTDQSSVASGSIIDWQWDFGDNTTSTAQDATHTYVSDGTYTVELTITTDINCVANYQTDVTVYPKPVADFSFVPGCLGDPTVFTDESTINTPGNITTYEWDFGDLNTSSQSDPSNFYAAENSYNVEMIITSADGCKDTSSAVVNVYPSPIVDVSVQAECTLDNVQFVNNSSISSGIISQYDWDFGDNSTSASVAPIHIYQLPNTYTVQFTATSDEGCVSDTTFQLVSYPNPVADFSATEVCADAAVQILDHSFVIAPGILDTWEFDLGDNSPVLNAVPAQYQYATSGTYTLQLILTTQDGCDDTSSIMTNVYDLPTADFNFNNICEDDSVQFVDLSSIPSGSINNWQWSFGNGNTASTQLTTYQSYPSDNLYPVSLIVSSGFGCSDTLEDVIEIYPVPVAEFSFDSVCYPLEIQFTDLSDPNGTYPITSWDWIFSDNQTSNLQSPSMDFGMPGTFSAELQVSNAPGCKSTYMAGDAVVHPLPVAAFPTGLATCLEDTIFFTDESTIAPVTDDVINAWNWNLDDNSSITTQNGFHVYQDADLYNVQLSVTTNHGCSGNVTHVVEIYPLPNVDFTSSPFEGCQPLQVQFIDGTTIPAPYFLAGWEWNLGTDSSIASVPNPFLIYDPEIDPLDIAQYSISLQVTSGNGCVSDIFRPNYISVYPKPDALFSVDEDVKSILDPKFLFTDLSSENVTILDWNFGDGSFSADQNPQHTYGEIGTYPITLMVETQYGCLDTIGYEVKVEPIYTFYIPNSFTPDADRINDDFFGIGEGYVSYAMYVYDRWGELIFESNKDTYHWDGTYKGKQVQQGTYVYRFYIIDWRGHDHQYNGVVTLHR